In the genome of Prosthecobacter algae, one region contains:
- a CDS encoding chitobiase/beta-hexosaminidase C-terminal domain-containing protein — protein MDPLVSVQQDLAGRLLSSSLLADVAIFDLRPRTEEEATAIVQTINNALAGMIGPRGRAGLAIMIPVPGFDVDRPDAPGVVGDIIMTVQILEKMMQNEGPEGTGITCEACAWTVMRLGHQLMLRPNQLLYASKMRPLDVGDQEDWDADVAWEVEFRLRGGVDALPAADIPNITLEDELVTITTATSGAKILVTTDGSWPWTGNPNASVYDTPFAAPVAGTSVRAITTKPGLADSGAAELTIQ, from the coding sequence ATGGATCCCCTCGTCTCAGTGCAACAAGATCTCGCCGGAAGGCTGCTTTCCTCCAGTCTCCTGGCGGATGTGGCCATCTTTGATCTGCGACCACGCACGGAAGAAGAGGCCACGGCCATCGTCCAAACGATCAACAACGCACTGGCGGGAATGATTGGTCCACGGGGCCGCGCTGGGCTGGCCATCATGATCCCGGTGCCGGGCTTTGATGTGGACCGCCCGGATGCGCCAGGCGTGGTGGGTGACATCATCATGACCGTCCAGATCCTGGAGAAGATGATGCAAAATGAAGGGCCTGAAGGCACGGGCATCACCTGTGAGGCCTGCGCCTGGACCGTGATGCGCTTGGGGCATCAGCTCATGCTTCGCCCCAACCAACTTTTGTATGCGTCCAAAATGCGGCCGCTCGATGTCGGTGACCAGGAAGACTGGGATGCCGATGTTGCCTGGGAAGTGGAGTTCCGGCTTCGCGGTGGGGTGGATGCCCTGCCTGCTGCGGACATCCCCAATATTACCCTGGAAGACGAGCTCGTGACGATCACCACCGCGACCAGCGGCGCGAAGATCCTGGTCACGACCGATGGATCCTGGCCCTGGACGGGCAATCCAAACGCCAGCGTCTATGACACCCCTTTCGCCGCGCCCGTTGCCGGAACTTCCGTGCGGGCAATCACAACCAAACCGGGCTTAGCGGACAGCGGCGCGGCGGAACTCACGATCCAATAA
- a CDS encoding phage protein Gp36 family protein: protein MAWITPTAETVKRRLSGPEFTSLQNAARSSGQDGATLTTETITRVVNMIRGYVGAAKNPPNILGIPGTIPDELESALGSLWLWEFITRLPGQEKLLDDRRKTLYDNAIAQLKDVSAGRFAIVPPETPGEETEQPSGPASQLISSRDNLGTRAQTAGLL from the coding sequence ATGGCTTGGATCACTCCCACTGCTGAGACCGTTAAACGCCGCCTTTCTGGCCCTGAGTTCACCTCGCTGCAAAATGCGGCCAGGTCGTCCGGCCAGGATGGCGCGACGCTGACCACGGAGACGATCACCCGTGTGGTGAACATGATCCGGGGTTATGTGGGAGCCGCGAAAAATCCGCCGAACATCCTGGGTATCCCCGGCACCATTCCCGACGAGCTGGAGAGCGCCTTGGGCTCCCTCTGGCTGTGGGAGTTCATCACCCGTTTGCCAGGGCAGGAAAAGCTTTTGGATGATCGCCGCAAGACGCTTTACGACAATGCGATCGCGCAGCTCAAAGACGTGTCCGCTGGTCGCTTTGCTATTGTGCCACCGGAGACGCCCGGGGAAGAGACAGAACAGCCTTCCGGCCCCGCCTCTCAGCTTATCAGCAGCCGGGACAATCTCGGCACCCGCGCCCAGACTGCGGGCCTGCTTTAA
- a CDS encoding phage portal protein family protein has protein sequence MSNPLAITPSIAAQWKQQRFNPLRTVTPATLGSLIDQYDAGYLRGFALAAEQIMERDDTLAAVVPKRKKRVSRRPWDVLIGEDVPDELKAEAERHQAALKYFYSRLKVRNAVEKNEQGGVKLLVRKMMTAQFMRYAAAEIEWQPGPQGMAATLHYVPVEFLESSTGILRFAGVSGSTPGAEMDESNWLIAVADACIMKSAAVCYMFKRLSLADWLNLSGKFGIPGIHGETDAKKGTPEWDAFIAMLSAFANDWVAATSAGSKINIIEAGVSGESPFAPMVDRMDRALARLCMGGDLSTLSREDGVGANPQSQEADELITDDCEWMSELFNEQLDRRVIEWQFGAGTDPLAFFKLMPPQRQDTKMEMEVDNHVKKHGVVLSPEDVAERYSRTLSKAQPETPEEPEAPDPEAEPSANERRPNFGDGRVVPAAQALKDKKTILLKKLSKGVQADLKPAVDALLTLENADGPDALRSAVMGLDLPTIEKAVMAGSAANEAFEVTLAAEFLAGLASIRN, from the coding sequence TTGAGCAATCCTCTTGCCATCACCCCGAGCATCGCGGCCCAGTGGAAGCAACAACGCTTCAATCCACTGCGGACGGTGACCCCTGCCACGCTGGGGAGTCTGATTGATCAGTATGATGCGGGGTATCTGCGCGGCTTTGCTTTGGCGGCTGAACAGATCATGGAGCGTGACGATACCCTCGCCGCTGTGGTGCCGAAGCGGAAGAAGCGCGTTTCCCGTCGCCCTTGGGATGTCCTGATTGGAGAGGATGTCCCCGACGAGCTGAAGGCTGAGGCTGAACGCCATCAGGCCGCTCTGAAGTATTTCTACAGCCGTCTCAAGGTGCGCAATGCCGTGGAGAAAAACGAGCAGGGCGGGGTCAAGCTTTTGGTCCGCAAGATGATGACCGCACAGTTCATGCGCTACGCCGCTGCAGAGATCGAATGGCAGCCCGGCCCTCAGGGCATGGCCGCCACGCTGCATTATGTACCGGTGGAGTTCCTGGAGAGTAGCACGGGGATCCTGCGCTTCGCTGGCGTCTCGGGATCCACGCCGGGCGCGGAGATGGATGAGTCCAACTGGCTGATCGCGGTCGCTGATGCGTGCATCATGAAGAGCGCGGCGGTCTGCTACATGTTCAAGCGCCTGAGCTTAGCCGATTGGTTGAACCTCTCCGGCAAGTTTGGTATCCCCGGCATCCATGGCGAGACCGATGCGAAAAAGGGGACTCCTGAATGGGATGCTTTCATCGCGATGCTTTCCGCCTTTGCCAATGACTGGGTGGCGGCGACTTCAGCAGGCAGCAAGATCAACATCATCGAAGCGGGCGTGTCTGGGGAGTCTCCCTTCGCTCCCATGGTGGACCGCATGGACCGCGCCCTGGCCCGGCTTTGCATGGGTGGGGACCTTTCCACCTTGAGCCGCGAAGATGGCGTTGGTGCGAATCCACAGAGCCAGGAAGCCGACGAGCTGATCACCGATGACTGCGAATGGATGTCTGAGCTATTCAATGAGCAGCTCGACCGCCGCGTGATCGAATGGCAGTTCGGCGCGGGGACGGATCCGCTGGCCTTCTTCAAGCTGATGCCTCCTCAGCGTCAGGATACAAAGATGGAGATGGAGGTTGATAACCATGTGAAAAAGCACGGCGTCGTGCTGTCACCTGAAGATGTCGCCGAACGCTACAGCCGGACCCTTTCCAAAGCCCAGCCCGAGACGCCTGAAGAGCCTGAAGCCCCAGATCCTGAAGCGGAGCCATCCGCGAATGAGCGGCGGCCTAACTTTGGCGATGGCAGAGTGGTCCCTGCAGCCCAGGCCCTGAAGGACAAAAAGACCATCCTTTTAAAGAAGCTTTCAAAAGGCGTTCAAGCCGACTTGAAACCCGCCGTCGATGCTCTGCTGACTTTGGAGAATGCCGACGGTCCCGATGCGCTGCGCAGTGCCGTCATGGGGCTGGATTTACCCACCATTGAAAAGGCGGTCATGGCTGGCAGCGCCGCTAATGAAGCTTTCGAAGTCACCCTCGCCGCTGAGTTCCTCGCCGGTCTGGCCAGCATCCGCAACTAG
- a CDS encoding DUF1353 domain-containing protein: protein MSPPANKAMVEDLPSIKYVRPAQFGFGWLPGRQGPLWRLQEDYQFSVAMPDGSLRTFWIPGGYEFDKASVPSWFWGQPFLLTPEGPWTLPSLEHDFLCDLLKGGSDFLRDNLLDQLPEAPPASVIHGHFAARLWDHVSYEEGEDGMRARQAFLMGQAVMAFGPQGWAWLWIQLAIALVLLRIAFHYLHPYLP, encoded by the coding sequence ATGTCACCTCCAGCAAATAAGGCCATGGTGGAAGACCTGCCCAGCATCAAGTACGTCCGGCCTGCCCAGTTTGGGTTTGGTTGGCTGCCTGGGCGTCAAGGTCCGCTCTGGCGTCTGCAAGAGGATTACCAGTTCAGCGTCGCGATGCCTGATGGCAGCCTGCGCACGTTCTGGATTCCCGGCGGCTATGAGTTCGACAAGGCCTCCGTCCCGTCCTGGTTCTGGGGGCAGCCGTTTCTTTTGACTCCTGAGGGGCCGTGGACGCTGCCATCCCTGGAACATGATTTCCTCTGCGACCTGCTCAAGGGCGGGTCGGATTTCTTGCGCGACAACTTGTTAGACCAGTTGCCCGAAGCTCCCCCGGCTTCGGTGATCCATGGCCACTTCGCTGCGCGCCTTTGGGACCATGTCTCCTATGAGGAAGGCGAAGACGGCATGCGTGCCCGGCAAGCCTTTCTGATGGGCCAGGCCGTGATGGCCTTCGGTCCCCAGGGCTGGGCCTGGCTTTGGATCCAGCTCGCTATCGCCCTCGTCCTTCTGCGCATCGCCTTTCATTACCTTCACCCGTACCTCCCATGA
- a CDS encoding DUF4339 domain-containing protein has protein sequence MTPTYYIARNGQTEGPFTLTQLRGMWKQGALNLAMQFMPQGESEWKPLADLQPVLEPKPYTLEKSPGHLTPLGIAGVFIFGLLAIASYQVPLPSMVINVIIFLFNLLVAVGCYLWVRSEKARPMPGGALGYAAITVALVCFVLGAADWWRVRKENEDRLRMKAMEQQILRDSKKEWDEWVKRTSRD, from the coding sequence ATGACCCCCACCTATTACATCGCCAGAAACGGGCAAACGGAAGGCCCTTTCACCCTAACCCAGTTGCGCGGGATGTGGAAGCAAGGCGCGCTCAATCTCGCGATGCAATTCATGCCTCAAGGGGAGAGTGAATGGAAGCCTCTCGCTGATCTTCAGCCTGTGCTTGAACCCAAGCCTTACACGCTAGAGAAAAGCCCTGGCCATCTCACGCCATTGGGCATCGCTGGCGTGTTTATTTTTGGCCTGTTGGCCATCGCCTCTTATCAGGTGCCTTTGCCTTCGATGGTGATCAATGTGATCATCTTCCTTTTCAATCTCTTGGTCGCCGTTGGCTGCTACCTGTGGGTGCGCAGTGAGAAGGCGCGGCCCATGCCGGGCGGGGCCTTGGGGTATGCAGCCATCACGGTGGCTTTGGTCTGCTTTGTCTTAGGCGCTGCTGATTGGTGGCGGGTGAGGAAAGAGAATGAAGACCGCCTGCGAATGAAGGCGATGGAACAGCAGATCCTGAGAGACAGTAAAAAGGAATGGGATGAGTGGGTAAAGCGCACCTCCCGCGACTAA
- a CDS encoding ribbon-helix-helix domain-containing protein: MEPNPKKGTKKRGAVPNNRSTRISIPIPKNWEKPINAAVAMKDTDRSKLVREALREKLEKMGMKLPKMEAA; encoded by the coding sequence ATGGAACCAAATCCAAAAAAAGGCACGAAGAAGCGGGGAGCTGTCCCAAACAATCGCAGCACTCGGATCTCCATCCCAATCCCCAAAAACTGGGAGAAACCCATCAACGCCGCTGTCGCCATGAAGGACACGGACCGCAGCAAGCTGGTCCGTGAAGCCCTTCGCGAGAAGCTCGAAAAGATGGGGATGAAGCTCCCGAAGATGGAGGCGGCCTAA
- a CDS encoding helix-turn-helix domain-containing protein, which translates to MDPDLKRLLATPRDRDLTVREVADVLMVHEVTITRAVNRGDIESKRHSGRGQGSRHSIRITREAVLVYIVKICSGDRTALFHSIQTSCPPAWLDLALKTAGLHTLSPAPAPLAISPNQKRPKAAPATDPLAGHCGDLFTPRTIA; encoded by the coding sequence ATGGATCCCGACCTGAAAAGACTGTTAGCCACACCCCGCGACCGCGATCTGACGGTCCGTGAGGTGGCAGACGTCCTGATGGTCCATGAAGTCACGATCACCCGGGCCGTGAACCGGGGTGACATCGAAAGTAAACGCCACTCCGGCCGGGGGCAGGGATCCCGGCATAGCATCCGCATCACCCGGGAGGCCGTCCTGGTGTACATCGTCAAGATCTGCAGTGGCGATCGCACAGCCCTTTTTCACAGCATCCAAACAAGCTGCCCGCCCGCCTGGTTGGATCTGGCCCTGAAAACTGCCGGACTGCACACGCTGTCACCAGCCCCGGCACCGCTGGCCATCTCGCCCAACCAGAAGCGCCCCAAAGCCGCCCCCGCCACCGACCCCCTGGCCGGACACTGCGGCGACCTCTTTACCCCCCGCACCATCGCCTAA